The DNA window TACCAGGAGGCCGGAGCCGATGGCACCGGGGACTGCAGCCTGCAGTACCAAACCACGGAGGAGCGGTGGCATCCGGTGCCCGTCCAGCGGCAGGGAAGGATTGTGGAGGTGAACTCCACTTCCTCGTCCACTGAGGAAATAGTTTTCACCATCGGCCTGGACAAGTGTTCGGAGGTCACGAAAAGATTCTGCAATGGCCCACTGCTGCCCGATACGGACTACAATGTGGTCGTACGACTCTTCACCGCCTCTGGTTACAGCGATGCTGCGGTCCTGAACTTCAAGACCAAGGCGGCCATCAAGGTCACCCTAATCCTGGTCAGCGTTTGCAGCTGTCTGTTGCTAGCCTTTGTCCTGGGCTTGGCGGTTCTTTGGGTGCGAAAGCGATTGGCTTGGTAAGTCGTCAGTTAATGGGAAATCTTCTCTTCCCTATAACTTATCTTTTTACTCCCAGGAAACGCGACTCTGGGCAGGGCATTGAGGATCCCTTTGGCAATGTCATAGCCAAGAACTTCGCCATCTTCTATGCCGAGGTGGCCAAGCCGGAGAAGCTGGCTAGGGAGTTCAAGGAGATCACCGTGGTGGCCCTGGAGCTCAGCTATGCCGCCTCCGAGCTGGGTTGCCACAAGAATCGCTATGCGGACATATATCCTTGTGAGTCTTGGGTTGGGAACTTAAGAAACCCTTCTTTAAGGACTTTCCTTTTATTAGATGACAAGAACCGTGTGATCCTGGACATAGATGCGGAGGGATCGGACTACATCAATGCCTCTTTTATAGATGTATGTGTTGTAGTGTACCTCTGGAGATTCCTCTTTTATAAGCTAACTATTCTATAGGGTCACACACGCAAGAAGGAGTACATAGCCACCCAGGGACCCAAACCGGAGAGTGTGATGGACTTTTGGCGCATGATCCTGCAGTACAATGTGCGGGTCATAGTTCAGGTTACCCAGTTTCGAGAGGGCAATACGGTGGGCGTATAAAATCCCTCcccaaaaattatataaaatagattTCCCCTCCCTTAGGTCAAGTGCCATGAGTACTACCCCTATAGCATGCGTGGCCTGGTGGTGACCGTGAAGTCCAAGGAGATCTTTGAGCTGTACGATCGCACCGAGCTGACAGTGGTGCACGACAAGTATGGGTTGAAGGAGAAGGTGGTTCACTTCTACTTCAAGAAGTGGCCCGATCACGGCTGTCCCGAGGACCCCATGCACCTGATCACCCTCGTCAAGAAGGTGAAGGCGGAACGGCGGCCCAGCTACTCGCCCATTGTGGTCCACTGCAGTGCTGGAGTGGGCAGGACGGGCACCTTTATAGGTCTGGATCTGATCATGCAGCGTTTGAAGAGCGAGTCGAAGATAAACATATTCGAAACAGTCAAAAAGTTACGATTTCAGGTGggtttttttgaaattaacttAGTAATACCTTTGTTTTTAATGACCTTCAACTTCCAGCGCATGAAAATGGTCCAGACGCAGCAGCAGTACACATTCCTCTACGCCTGCACCTATGAGCTGGTGAAGCACAAGATTCCCCGCGCTGCCTTGAAAATGGAGGGACGTCCCAAGTCCGTCAGTATACCAGCTATTACGGCTCCCAAGAAGGTGAGCTTCCCGGATGTGGATGTCGGCAGCGGGGACAATGGATTCGTGGCATCTGCTCCAATGGCCGATCTGGAGAACGGTGTGCCCACCCTGCAGCTACCGGCACGATTAAATGGACTCCGAAGTAATAATCCACCAGAGGGAAGCGAAGGAGCCACTGCGAGCAGCAATATGTGAGAGTGTTTGTCCATAGCATTTATGCCAACGAGCACAACTCATCAGCAATAGTAGCCAAAGAAAATGTGTCTAAacttgtatttaaaaaactgtttttgtacataaatgttatttatgaAAAAGAAATTGTATAGCCgtcaaaaaagtttttttttgtgtatttatttaaaggatttatttttatttaaaaaggaCTTAAAGGAGGACTTATATGGAATATCTAttcgattttgattttttgaattCAAACTTGGCGGCAAATGCGAACTTGAAAACAGTAAGAGCGAGACAACTGTATAGCAGCATCAGCTGAAATAACATGTTTTACAACACTTTGTCGGCCCCCTCTAGTGTTGTAAAACTCGTACTTCGATAGTATAGCAATagtaaatagttttatttatttcggtgAAAATACTTCTTACGCCGCAAAATGTCCGAGCGCAAAGTCTTGAACGTAAGTAAACAATGAAGAAAACTGGAAGCCACCGGCTAAGCACATCCCTTGCAGAAATACTACCCCCCGGACTTCGATCCGTCGAAGATTCCGCGCATGAAGTTGGCCAAGAACCGGCAGTACACTGTGCGATTGATGGCTCCTTTCAACATGCGCTGCAAAACCTGCGGCGAGTACATCTACAAGGGCAAGAAGTTCAACGCCCGCAAGGAGGACGTGGACAACGAGACCTACCTGGGCATCAGGATCTACCGGTTCTACATCAAGTGCACCCGCTGCCTGCAGGAGATCTCCTTCAAGACGGATCCGCAGAACACGGACTACGAGATCGAGGCGGGGGCCACCCGGAACTTCATGGCCCTCAAGCTGGCCGAGGAGCAGGCACGCcgcgaggagcaggagctgcgCGAGGAGGAGGCCAACAATCCGATGAAGCTGCTCGAGAACCGTACCCAGCAGTCGCGCAACGAGATCGAGATGATCGAGAGCTTGGAGGAGTTGCGAGATCTGAACAGGCGCCAGCAGACGGTGGACTACAACACACTGCTGCAGCAGTACAACACGGTGGAGACGGAAAGGGAGCGTCTGGAGCGGGAGGAGCGCGAGGACGAGGAGTTTATCAAGTGGGTTCCTTTGGGTTTTCCCGTAAACACTTCCCTTAACGGCATTCCCATCTTTTAGATCTGTCAACTTCAAGAACAAAGCCGAAGGCGGCTCTCGAGTTGTGGCCGAGGAAATCATTGAGGAAGTCAAAGAGGAGCCAGTGGATTTGCTGCCCGCACCTCCGCCACCCAAGCAGGCCAAGTCCAGCACGCTGAGTTTTTCCGCCAACTTGTCCAGTAAAGTATCGTCCTCACAGCCGCTGGTTAAAAGGAAGACACCCCTGGTACTGGTCAAGCCAAGGGCAACCACGGTAGCAACTCCCAACGAACCCAAGCCAACAGCCACCTCGACCTCAGCATCATCTGCCCCCGCCGAAACTAAAGCTGCCAATCCGCCAGCTGGCGCTCCAGCTGGTCTTTCGCTCTTGGCTGCCTACAGCGATAGCTCCGAGGATTCCAACTGACCAAGCATTTACCTgaagcatttaaaaaacataaaaatgagTAATGATACTATACCAATAGAAAtacaccaagcacgtgttgGAATAATGcatctttttattaaatattttgactttGTTTTATATCGTTTCCTTTCATACTTTGTCAAGGCCAATCATAAGGcaaaactaattcaaattcaaccgaaaagtaattaaaagcaaaagtaACTGCAAAATATCCATTAAAGGTACACTCCACTCCCTTTCGAGCTGTCATAGCCGATTTCCTGGCAACCATTTGATCAACGAGTGTGCTTCGACTTACGCAACTAGGTACCGAACTACAATTAAACTCTAAGTGATATATACAGAGGTGAATATGTTACGCCTAAAACAATCGggcaacaaaataataaataatatcacaagcgaaagaaaattataaatatacatatacgaTACGGATTATCAGATATTAGGTGTTACACGGTACTACAAAATCGATTCTAACGattaatttcataaattaCGAAGACACTGGTATGTTTCTCTAGCTGTCCTATTTCCTTATAGCGAAAGGCATCGATAAGGCCGCCTGCTCTGCGGTCGTGGCCAGTCAAAAAGTCTGGTCCACCGTCTACAAATTATAATTACGAGTTAAACAGTCTTTGTTCGTTTTGGGGGCGGGTTGCGGGTGGGTGCTACCGGGTGGTGCAGCCTCCAgtttttttggtatttgatcCTGATCATCCTGCTCATTTGGTTTGGGCCTCCTCCCTTCAAATGTCCACCGTGGTGCACTTTTGGATGCCGTTGTAGCTGGTGCCGCTGGCTCCGGCGCTGCACTTGCGGGGCAGCACCTTGGGCACCACAGCATCGCCCGCACCAACGGCATCGCCACCACCCCCGCCACCGTCGTAGTTGTGATTGTTGTTCTGCAGGAATTGCTGCTGCTCTGCTGCCACATGATTCAGCTCGTACAGGTCCATGTCATCGTACTCGGAGTTGCCGAGAGCCCTGGACGGCGCGTACTGCAGATCGTTCTcttcatcctcctcctcctcgtcgtccgtGTGATGCTTGTGCCTTGGCATGGCCACCACAAAGTCCTCCAGGCTGCgcttcacggccgcgtccgaGCCGGTGCCCGAGTCCTTGCTGGACAGATGATCCTGCTGGGCCTCCAAGTCCGCCTGCTGCAAATAGCTAAGGGTCAGGCCCTGCTCCAGGCAGCGCTGCTCGTACGAAGGCGTCGTGGTCACGATGAGGCGACTGTGGGTAGCCTCGCCATTGGCACAGCCCAGATCTGCCAGGCTGCGCGGCCTCAACTGCGTCTGCTGCTGCGTGCCAATGCCATCGAGGACCAGCTGCGACTGGTGTGGTCTTAGCTGCGTTCGATTCAGCGTGGTCAGTTGCGTCTGATCCTTGTCCAGGGTGGAGTGCAGACTGGCCTGCGTGCGCGCCGCCAACCTCTCGGCAGCCAGGCTCATGCGCAGCTTCCTCTTTTGGTAGCGTAGCGTGCACCAGATGATGCAGCAGTCCACCACGACACAGGTGACAGTTAGCAGAATTATGCCCATCAGCAGGACGTCCCAATTGAGATTCTCCTTGACCACCACCAACTCCGATTGGAGCGTGAAAGTGCGCGAGTTGTCCGTGATCTCACAACGGAAGTGACCGGCATCATTGGACTGGGCATTCAGAATGATGAGCAGCTCCTTGTTATCCGAAAAATAGTAGCGATCTCCGTCTGGAGCCGTTGGCGATATATGTATCGGTTTGTTCTCCTTGAACCACTCACGATGCGGATGCTCTAGCTCAAAATCTGCATTGGCCGTTTCACTAAGACACTGCAGCACACAGGTGCGACCCACAACCACTTCCTGGTGCACCAGGGGAATGCTGGGCTGCGGTTTATCTGCATGAAGAAGGAAAGTATTAGTAGAATTCCTAATAAAATGGATCAAACAATTTACCATTCACCACCAGCGTGGCATTGACCTTTATCTCGCCCGCAGCACTCAAGGCTGTGCAGGTGTAGATCCCGGAATCGCTGAGCTTGGCGTTAGTGATCAGAAAGGCGTTCTCCTCGCGGATGACCTGAAGCCGACGTTCGGTGGCCGCTGGGAATTCACTGCCTCCGAACTTTTGCAGAGCTATTTCAGGCGTGGGATCACCGCTGGCCGAACACACCAGTCGAGCAGTTTCTCCGGCATCCAAAGTAAGATTCGAGGGCACTTGCAGGAAGGTAGGATGAACTGTGTAAACAAGGATGTGAATTAGTACAAATAGATGCTTAAGTTGTAGTATAAACCTACTTCCTATAGATATCTTAAACTTCTGTGCATAGGTGGTGCCAAAGGCATTCGATACCACGCACTGATAGCGTCCGGCGCTCTCGAAGGTCACATTTGTGAGCCTTAGATAGCCATAGATAGAGGTCTGATTGGTGGTCAGGTCGTGGCGGATCTGCGTCTCCGTACTGGCGCCGTCATGCAGCTCACCCGGTCGCTCCTGGACATGCTGGTTGTCGTGGCGCCACTTGATCTTCAGCTCATCGGCGGCGGCCAGCGATGCCGCCGTCGGAGAACTGGCAATGCACTCCAGAGTGATGTTGGCCCCATTCACGGCCAGCATGTTGTCCGGTTCCTGCTCCACACTCGGTTTCGGCGAATCCACTAAAAGATGAAAGGGTAATatataagttttttatatatcgTGTGTGTGTATCTAAAGCTTACCGCACACCAACTCCGAGCTGCTGAGGGACTTCAGCTGGCGATCTAGTAGATGCTCTGGATAGCCACAGACCGCGTGCTCCGCCTGCTGCGGGAAGCGGTTCTTCAGCCACTGCTGGAACCAAATCAAATCGCAGTCGCAGATGAAGTTGAGCGATTTGAAAACCAACTTGTTGAGACGCAGCATGTGCTCAAAGGCATTGAGCTGGATGCTGGCCAGGGCATTGGAGCCAAGATTGAGTATCTCCAGGTTGTTCAGGCCACTCATTGCCTTGCTGCTGATCTGCTTCAGATTATTGCCGTGCAAATCCAAGCGTCGCAGCTTGCGCAGAGCCTTGAACGGAGCCGCCGCACTCTGGTCCTCGATGATCCAGGACAGGCGATTGCGTCGCAGATTCAACTCCTCCAGATTCTTCACACAGTCGAAGGTGTTCTCCTGCAGATATTGCAGCCGGTTGTGGGCCAGATTCAGGGTTTTTAGGCGATGCAGGCAGTCCAAGTGCTGGGGCTTAAACTCGTTGATGGCATTGCTAGAGAGATCCAGCACCTCCAGCGACTGCGTGAACTCCCAGGTGTCCACCTCGATGCGGTGAATGGCATTGAACGAGAGGTTCAGGTGCCGCAGCTTGGTCAGGTtgaagagaccctggcgggaaAGTGAACTGATCTGGTTCATGGCCAGATCAATGGTCTCGATGTTATGCATCACATGGAATACGCCGTCCTGCAGCGCCCGAATTTTATTGGACTTCAGTTGGAGGTTCTTCATCGCCCCCAGGCCGCGGAACGTGGACCAGTTGATCTCCAGTTGGTTAAAGTTGAGGGCTCTGCAAAAAGGTGTGGGGGTTAGAGAGGTGTCATAGCCAGTTCTTAAACATCTTACAGCTTCTTTAGTCGGTTTAAATTTTCGAAAATCCCTATGGGCAGAGCGCTGAGGCGATTGTTATTCAGTTCCAAGTCCGTGAGGTTATTCAAGGCCGCAAACGAATGCTCGTTTACATTGGTTATCTCATTAAAACTGAGTATTCTatggattaaaaaaaacaaacattaaacATTGACTCAAATTGTAGCTTATCCAAACCACTTACAAATGAACTAGGCTATTCGGCTTTGGAAAAGAGTTGACCTCGATGGTATGCAACTGATTCCTGGATAGATCTAGCGTTCTTAGCGAGGGCAAAGCTGCTAAAGCCTCTCTGGAGATGCTGGTTATATGATTGTTGGCCAAAACCAAGTGCTTCAGCCCAGTTAGTCCCATGAATTTGGGTATGACCTCCAATAAATTCCGCTTCAAAgatctaaaatatatataaattcaaataattatatatcaCATTTAATAATCTCAATCTGTACTTACAATTTGGTCAAATTGGACAGATTGCGAATCTCCAGGACGGTGGTGTCGTTCAGTTTGTTGTTAGCCAGATGCCTAGTgaaaagataaaaattaattgattgcATTTATAAAATCCTTGGCTTGTCGAAGGCACCTCAATTAAGCCACAATTATTGATGCAAAGCCACTGATAGCGAACGAACGGCGTTTGCATAATTTAGCTGTGcattaaattgattaaaagCGCAACGATAAAATCGCAACCCCCCGAAAAAGAcggaaaataaaggaaaattaaGGGCAAATGTCGATGTTGAGGGTTGTGCCACTCTGTAATTTATATTCGCATAGTATCTCCGTGGGGGGTGGCTTGCCATTTTCATCCCCCAGGAATTTGTGGATTTAAATAATGTCGAACTTTTCAAACGAAGCATTAGCCTCATTTTTGCTGAtggtaaaacaaatatattacatACATATAGAATTTGAGCTATTTGTAGCTTAGGCTTATTGAAAATGGGGTAAGCTGTTGGAAGTGTCTTTTTACATCTGTGGTAAAAGTATACCTAAGTTTAGTTTGTTTATCGTAAGATGAAAAATGTTTAGGAAAACGGGCGATAAGCCCAAGctttaaaaggaaaataaaaaaataatattttattaaataatagtcgagaaaccaaattaattaaaaccatTGTTCATATCGACatgaaataacttttttaaagatttatctttgaaaaaacattatttttgagTTTAATTATGGTGTTTTCTGATATCTTTAATTGTAATCGCCCATTTTTGTTAGCTTTACTTATATACTTACAGCGTTTGCACATAGCTGGGCAAGACGGGTACCCGTTCCAGATGCAGTTTGTCGCAGTCAAAGAGGACATTGAGGCACTTGCAGTCCTTGGGGCAGTCGATGTTGTACTTGTTGTTAGCCTTGGCCGCCGCTGCAGCCGCCTCCAGGGCCTTCTGGGCCTGCTCATACTGACCGCCGTCGTCGGAGACGAATCCACTGGTCTCCAGTGATCCAGATTGGAGGGAGGAGTAGCCCTGGCCCCCAACCGGGGGATGCGAGGCAGCTAAGGGGTAGTGCAATGCAGCCATATCCTCCTCGTCCACGTCGGCATCCGAGTCATCTTCGCTGAGGGCCATGAAGTGCTGTCTAGCGTTGGCATACCCCCGGTTGCCACCGCCAGAGCCAGGAActgat is part of the Drosophila biarmipes strain raj3 chromosome 2R, RU_DBia_V1.1, whole genome shotgun sequence genome and encodes:
- the LOC108036415 gene encoding splicing factor YJU2 codes for the protein MSERKVLNKYYPPDFDPSKIPRMKLAKNRQYTVRLMAPFNMRCKTCGEYIYKGKKFNARKEDVDNETYLGIRIYRFYIKCTRCLQEISFKTDPQNTDYEIEAGATRNFMALKLAEEQARREEQELREEEANNPMKLLENRTQQSRNEIEMIESLEELRDLNRRQQTVDYNTLLQQYNTVETERERLEREEREDEEFIKSVNFKNKAEGGSRVVAEEIIEEVKEEPVDLLPAPPPPKQAKSSTLSFSANLSSKVSSSQPLVKRKTPLVLVKPRATTVATPNEPKPTATSTSASSAPAETKAANPPAGAPAGLSLLAAYSDSSEDSN
- the LOC108036416 gene encoding leucine-rich repeats and immunoglobulin-like domains protein 3, whose amino-acid sequence is MEINEFNKSRKMHVSAIKGRRPRDAGAEANANDDSTMVISNHRICNMKTSSRSSELTSGDGNGRFLMSWRRRRRYSHNFAAASRNNDNCNYSTTNDFNKINKLLLITYMLLITAATICQSAAQSSSSSNGGGGGVGGGGGSGSNGASPLSAFLKSGGASYNQQLPQQQLFAMLTRNGGGSSSGSGSVPGSGGGNRGYANARQHFMALSEDDSDADVDEEDMAALHYPLAASHPPVGGQGYSSLQSGSLETSGFVSDDGGQYEQAQKALEAAAAAAKANNKYNIDCPKDCKCLNVLFDCDKLHLERVPVLPSYVQTLHLANNKLNDTTVLEIRNLSNLTKLSLKRNLLEVIPKFMGLTGLKHLVLANNHITSISREALAALPSLRTLDLSRNQLHTIEVNSFPKPNSLVHLILSFNEITNVNEHSFAALNNLTDLELNNNRLSALPIGIFENLNRLKKLALNFNQLEINWSTFRGLGAMKNLQLKSNKIRALQDGVFHVMHNIETIDLAMNQISSLSRQGLFNLTKLRHLNLSFNAIHRIEVDTWEFTQSLEVLDLSSNAINEFKPQHLDCLHRLKTLNLAHNRLQYLQENTFDCVKNLEELNLRRNRLSWIIEDQSAAAPFKALRKLRRLDLHGNNLKQISSKAMSGLNNLEILNLGSNALASIQLNAFEHMLRLNKLVFKSLNFICDCDLIWFQQWLKNRFPQQAEHAVCGYPEHLLDRQLKSLSSSELVCVDSPKPSVEQEPDNMLAVNGANITLECIASSPTAASLAAADELKIKWRHDNQHVQERPGELHDGASTETQIRHDLTTNQTSIYGYLRLTNVTFESAGRYQCVVSNAFGTTYAQKFKISIGIHPTFLQVPSNLTLDAGETARLVCSASGDPTPEIALQKFGGSEFPAATERRLQVIREENAFLITNAKLSDSGIYTCTALSAAGEIKVNATLVVNDKPQPSIPLVHQEVVVGRTCVLQCLSETANADFELEHPHREWFKENKPIHISPTAPDGDRYYFSDNKELLIILNAQSNDAGHFRCEITDNSRTFTLQSELVVVKENLNWDVLLMGIILLTVTCVVVDCCIIWCTLRYQKRKLRMSLAAERLAARTQASLHSTLDKDQTQLTTLNRTQLRPHQSQLVLDGIGTQQQTQLRPRSLADLGCANGEATHSRLIVTTTPSYEQRCLEQGLTLSYLQQADLEAQQDHLSSKDSGTGSDAAVKRSLEDFVVAMPRHKHHTDDEEEEDEENDLQYAPSRALGNSEYDDMDLYELNHVAAEQQQFLQNNNHNYDGGGGGGDAVGAGDAVVPKVLPRKCSAGASGTSYNGIQKCTTVDI